In Hallerella succinigenes, the following are encoded in one genomic region:
- a CDS encoding right-handed parallel beta-helix repeat-containing protein: MKRFLLAFLCLFGATFAVTPFPAIKHHKVVLTEVSSPYVLETSFVLGMDDTLQIEPGVEVFFSGYAKLYLRGTVRIEGTVQKPVAFMNADSSESWNGLYFSTGENYFYVKNLRVENSFRNTVIRSQGLFENVKFVNNYYGLWVENSPNFDLVGCEFKRNRFALSVGVGSVRFRNTKIHENVFGLYLYKGTSFDGEAKSISNNLEADVRKESDDLAGKGRKVSRSVWQRIESGF, encoded by the coding sequence ATGAAACGATTCCTTCTTGCATTCCTTTGCCTTTTCGGTGCAACGTTCGCGGTGACTCCGTTCCCGGCGATCAAGCATCACAAGGTGGTTTTGACCGAGGTTTCGTCTCCGTATGTGTTGGAAACGAGCTTTGTGCTTGGTATGGATGATACACTTCAGATTGAGCCGGGCGTGGAAGTTTTTTTTAGCGGTTACGCCAAGCTTTATTTGCGCGGAACGGTGCGTATAGAAGGAACGGTGCAAAAGCCGGTCGCCTTTATGAATGCGGATTCCTCGGAATCGTGGAACGGCTTGTATTTTTCGACGGGTGAAAATTATTTCTATGTCAAAAATCTGCGGGTGGAAAATTCCTTCCGCAACACGGTCATCCGTTCGCAGGGTCTTTTTGAAAACGTGAAGTTTGTGAATAACTATTACGGACTTTGGGTGGAAAATTCCCCGAATTTCGATTTGGTCGGCTGTGAATTCAAACGCAACCGTTTCGCTCTTTCGGTGGGCGTCGGCTCGGTGCGTTTTAGAAATACGAAAATACACGAAAACGTTTTTGGACTTTATCTTTACAAGGGAACCTCGTTCGACGGTGAAGCAAAGTCCATATCGAACAACCTGGAAGCGGACGTCCGCAAGGAATCCGACGATCTTGCTGGCAAGGGTCGCAAGGTTTCCAGAAGCGTTTGGCAGAGAATCGAA